The Streptomyces luteogriseus genome includes a window with the following:
- a CDS encoding transglycosylase domain-containing protein produces the protein MGRAEERRARQRGGRRAAPKSHRSSAAAGKSGIRRLFTWKKILGTFFGLCLLGMGAFIVLYMVIDIPEGNADAKRQSNIYKYSDGSIMARDGKVNRENVDLSRVPKEVRMTFVAAENKTFFKDAGVDFKGTARGLFNTVSGRGAQGGSTITQQYVKNYYLTQEQTVSRKLKELVISLKLDREKSKDYILAGYINTSYYGRNAYGIQAAAQAYYGKDAEKLTVAQGAYLAALLQAPSQYDWAVASENGKKLVKARWNYVLDNMVEEGWLSASERAGMKFPVPKEPKPAPGMEGQKGYLVNAANAALEKQLVADGTADSAKEAEALVNAGGWTLTLNIDKKKQAALEKSVQRQLNSKLDPDKRKVDGDVQAGAASVNPKTGAVVAMYGGEDYFKHYTNNATRSDYQPASTFKPVILAAALEEQATTQSGKPITANTVYDGTSKRPVVEDGTKVGFAPENEDDRSYGPISVQTAMNRSVNSVFAQMGVDVGMSEVVKVAGKLGMDTENMEAVPAQTLGSMGASPLQMAGVYATLDNHGKKVTPALVKSAERLNQNVPMPDPVGDQVISREAADSVTSVLTGVVDDGTAQKAVAENPGRNGQQVAGKTGTSDNNKSAWFTGYTPDLVTSVGLFGEDAKTHAQVPMYKAGGEPRVNGGGFPAQIWAAYTFGVMGDVDKFDLETQQGAAVEPAWTPTPSRTPTKEPTQEPTTEAPSSSPPPTTEAPSSSPPPSPSTTPPTLTPPTSPQTTPPGDGGDPFDPIRPGDDE, from the coding sequence ATGGGACGAGCGGAAGAGAGACGCGCCCGACAGCGCGGTGGGCGCCGGGCGGCACCCAAGAGCCACCGTTCGTCGGCCGCGGCCGGGAAGAGCGGCATACGCAGGCTCTTCACCTGGAAGAAGATCCTCGGCACCTTCTTCGGCCTGTGCCTGCTGGGCATGGGCGCCTTCATCGTGCTGTACATGGTGATCGACATCCCCGAGGGGAACGCCGACGCCAAGCGGCAGAGCAACATCTACAAGTACAGCGACGGCTCGATCATGGCCCGCGACGGCAAGGTCAACCGCGAGAACGTCGATCTGTCCCGGGTCCCGAAGGAGGTGCGGATGACGTTCGTCGCGGCCGAGAACAAGACCTTCTTCAAGGACGCCGGCGTCGACTTCAAGGGCACCGCCCGGGGTCTGTTCAACACGGTCTCCGGCCGGGGCGCGCAGGGCGGTTCGACCATCACCCAGCAGTACGTCAAGAACTACTACCTGACGCAGGAACAGACCGTCTCGCGCAAGCTCAAGGAACTGGTCATCTCGCTGAAGCTGGACCGGGAAAAGTCCAAGGACTACATCCTCGCCGGCTACATCAACACCAGCTACTACGGCCGCAACGCCTACGGCATCCAGGCCGCCGCCCAGGCCTACTACGGCAAGGACGCCGAGAAGCTCACCGTCGCGCAGGGCGCCTACCTCGCCGCACTGCTCCAGGCCCCCAGCCAGTACGACTGGGCCGTCGCCTCGGAGAACGGTAAGAAGCTGGTGAAGGCGCGCTGGAACTACGTCCTGGACAACATGGTCGAAGAGGGCTGGCTGAGCGCGTCCGAGCGGGCCGGGATGAAGTTCCCGGTGCCCAAGGAGCCGAAGCCCGCCCCCGGCATGGAGGGCCAGAAGGGCTACCTGGTCAACGCGGCCAACGCGGCGCTGGAGAAGCAGCTCGTCGCCGACGGCACCGCCGACAGCGCCAAGGAAGCCGAGGCACTGGTCAACGCCGGCGGCTGGACCCTGACGCTCAACATCGACAAGAAGAAGCAGGCGGCGCTGGAGAAGTCCGTCCAGCGGCAGCTGAACAGCAAGCTCGACCCCGACAAGCGCAAGGTCGACGGAGACGTCCAGGCCGGTGCCGCGTCCGTGAACCCCAAGACCGGCGCGGTGGTCGCGATGTACGGCGGTGAGGACTACTTCAAGCACTACACGAACAACGCCACCCGCTCCGACTACCAGCCCGCCTCCACCTTCAAGCCGGTCATCCTGGCCGCGGCGCTGGAGGAGCAGGCGACGACGCAGAGCGGCAAGCCGATCACCGCGAACACGGTCTACGACGGCACCAGCAAGCGCCCGGTCGTGGAGGACGGCACCAAGGTCGGCTTCGCCCCCGAGAACGAGGACGACCGGAGCTACGGCCCGATCTCCGTCCAGACGGCGATGAACAGGTCCGTCAACTCCGTCTTCGCGCAGATGGGCGTCGACGTCGGCATGTCCGAGGTGGTGAAGGTCGCCGGCAAGCTCGGCATGGACACCGAGAACATGGAGGCCGTGCCCGCGCAGACCCTGGGCAGCATGGGCGCGAGCCCCCTGCAGATGGCCGGTGTCTACGCCACCCTCGACAATCACGGCAAGAAGGTCACTCCGGCCCTCGTGAAGTCGGCCGAGCGCCTGAACCAGAACGTCCCCATGCCCGACCCGGTCGGCGACCAGGTCATCAGCCGCGAGGCCGCCGACTCCGTCACATCGGTGCTGACCGGCGTGGTCGACGACGGCACCGCCCAGAAGGCCGTGGCCGAGAACCCCGGCCGCAACGGCCAGCAGGTCGCGGGCAAGACCGGTACCTCCGACAACAACAAGTCGGCCTGGTTCACCGGCTACACGCCCGACCTGGTCACCTCGGTCGGCCTGTTCGGCGAGGATGCCAAGACCCACGCCCAGGTCCCGATGTACAAGGCGGGCGGCGAGCCCCGCGTCAACGGCGGCGGGTTCCCGGCGCAGATCTGGGCGGCGTACACCTTCGGTGTGATGGGCGACGTCGACAAGTTCGACCTGGAGACCCAGCAGGGCGCGGCCGTCGAGCCGGCCTGGACGCCGACTCCCTCGCGGACGCCGACCAAGGAGCCCACGCAGGAGCCGACGACCGAGGCGCCGTCGTCGTCCCCGCCGCCGACGACCGAGGCGCCGTCGTCCTCCCCGCCGCCGTCCCCGTCGACGACACCGCCCACCCTCACCCCGCCCACGTCCCCCCAGACGACACCGCCGGGCGACGGAGGCGACCCGTTCGACCCGATCAGGCCGGGCGACGACGAGTAG
- a CDS encoding PadR family transcriptional regulator codes for MSIGHTLLGLLESGPRHGYDLKRAFDEKFGHDRPLHYGQVYSTMSRLLKNGLVEVDGIEAGGGPERKRYAITEAGITDVVRWLATPEKPEPYLQSTLYTKVVLALLTHRDAGDILDTQRSEHLRSMRILTDRKRKGDLADQLICDHALFHLEADLRWLELTAARLDKLREAVTR; via the coding sequence ATGTCCATCGGTCACACTCTCCTGGGGCTCCTGGAGTCCGGCCCGCGTCACGGTTACGACCTGAAGCGGGCGTTCGACGAGAAGTTCGGTCACGACCGGCCGCTCCACTACGGCCAGGTCTACTCGACGATGTCCCGGCTACTGAAGAACGGCCTCGTCGAGGTCGACGGCATCGAGGCGGGCGGTGGTCCCGAGCGCAAGCGGTACGCGATCACCGAGGCCGGCATCACCGACGTCGTGCGCTGGCTCGCCACGCCCGAGAAGCCGGAGCCGTACCTCCAGTCGACGCTCTACACCAAGGTCGTCCTGGCGCTGCTCACCCATCGCGACGCCGGTGACATCCTCGACACCCAGCGCTCGGAGCACCTGCGCAGCATGCGGATCCTCACCGACCGCAAGCGCAAGGGTGATCTGGCCGACCAGCTCATCTGCGACCACGCGTTGTTCCACCTGGAGGCGGACCTGCGCTGGCTGGAGCTGACCGCGGCGCGTCTGGACAAGCTCCGTGAGGCGGTGACCCGGTGA
- a CDS encoding SPFH domain-containing protein — protein MSTHDTQVIADVPEMPAPRVREFTAHSIGGGLALLLGLLGLLAGAGLIAAATSVDASGAKAGLIIGGILVALAAFLAMCGLNMVAPGEARVVQLFGRYRGTIRQDGLRWVNPFTSRTKISTRVRNHETAVLKVNDAYGNPIELAAVVVWRVEDTAQATFEVDDYIEFVSTQTEAAVRHIAIEYPYDAHEEDGLSLRGNAEEITEKLAVELHARVEAAGVQIIESRFTHLAYAPEIASAMLQRQQAGAVVAARRQIVDGAVGMVEAAIARITERDIVELDSERKAAMVSNLMVVLCGDRAAQPVLNTGSLYQ, from the coding sequence ATGTCCACACACGACACGCAGGTCATCGCCGACGTGCCCGAGATGCCGGCGCCACGTGTGCGGGAGTTCACCGCGCACAGCATCGGCGGCGGGCTCGCCCTGCTGCTCGGACTGCTCGGGCTGCTGGCCGGCGCCGGGCTGATCGCGGCCGCCACCTCGGTGGACGCGAGCGGCGCGAAGGCCGGGCTGATCATCGGCGGCATCCTGGTCGCCCTCGCGGCGTTCCTCGCCATGTGCGGGCTGAACATGGTGGCGCCGGGCGAGGCCCGCGTCGTCCAGCTCTTCGGCCGGTACCGCGGCACGATCCGGCAGGACGGCCTGCGCTGGGTGAACCCCTTCACCTCCCGCACGAAGATCTCGACCCGCGTGCGCAACCACGAGACCGCCGTCCTCAAGGTCAACGACGCCTACGGCAACCCGATCGAGCTCGCCGCGGTCGTGGTGTGGCGCGTCGAGGACACCGCCCAGGCCACCTTCGAGGTCGACGACTACATCGAGTTCGTCTCCACCCAGACCGAGGCGGCCGTGCGGCACATCGCCATCGAGTACCCCTACGACGCCCACGAGGAGGACGGCCTCTCGCTGCGCGGCAACGCCGAGGAGATCACCGAGAAGCTCGCCGTCGAACTGCACGCACGCGTGGAGGCGGCCGGGGTACAGATCATCGAGTCCCGCTTCACGCACCTCGCCTACGCGCCGGAGATCGCCTCGGCGATGCTCCAGCGGCAGCAGGCCGGAGCGGTGGTCGCGGCGCGCCGGCAGATCGTGGACGGCGCGGTGGGCATGGTGGAGGCCGCGATCGCCCGGATCACCGAGCGGGACATCGTGGAGCTGGACTCCGAGCGGAAGGCGGCGATGGTCTCCAACCTGATGGTGGTGCTGTGCGGTGACCGGGCCGCGCAGCCGGTCCTCAACACCGGGTCCCTCTACCAGTGA
- the fomD gene encoding cytidylyl-2-hydroxypropylphosphonate hydrolase, which produces MADGGAMRRVETGGAAGFWAPGSRILWRYRENGGTHVHIARPVTVVRDDADLLAVWLAPGTECVKPVLADGTPVHLEPLESRYTKPRTVQRDRWFGTGVLKLARPGEPWSVWLFWEPGWQFKNWYVNLEEPLVRWSGGVDSVDHFLDISVHPDRSWHWRDEDEFAQARRDGLMDDQQAEKVREAGRDAVEVIRAWGPPFSEGWQHWRPDPSWAVPSLPEDWDRTPAHVSS; this is translated from the coding sequence ATGGCAGACGGTGGAGCGATGAGACGCGTGGAAACGGGTGGTGCGGCAGGCTTCTGGGCGCCCGGAAGCCGGATCCTGTGGCGGTACCGGGAGAACGGCGGCACGCACGTGCACATCGCGCGCCCCGTCACCGTCGTCCGGGACGACGCCGACCTGCTCGCCGTGTGGCTGGCGCCCGGCACCGAGTGTGTGAAGCCCGTGCTCGCCGACGGCACGCCCGTGCACCTGGAACCGCTGGAGTCGCGCTACACGAAGCCGCGGACCGTGCAGCGCGACCGGTGGTTCGGCACGGGTGTGCTGAAGCTGGCCCGGCCCGGCGAGCCCTGGTCGGTGTGGCTGTTCTGGGAGCCGGGCTGGCAGTTCAAGAACTGGTACGTGAACCTGGAGGAGCCGCTGGTCCGTTGGTCGGGCGGCGTCGACTCCGTGGACCATTTCCTGGACATCTCCGTCCATCCCGACCGTAGTTGGCACTGGCGGGACGAGGACGAGTTCGCCCAGGCCCGGCGGGACGGGCTGATGGACGACCAACAGGCGGAAAAGGTACGGGAAGCGGGGCGGGACGCGGTGGAGGTGATCCGCGCCTGGGGGCCGCCGTTCTCGGAAGGCTGGCAGCACTGGCGCCCGGATCCGTCCTGGGCGGTACCGTCACTCCCGGAGGACTGGGATCGTACGCCCGCGCATGTGTCCTCATGA
- a CDS encoding ABC transporter ATP-binding protein → MTIPPGSLLTAQDLRKAYGPTTALDGAEFSIHPGEVVAVMGPSGSGKSTLLHCLAGIVMPDSGSITYNGREVTAMSDAERSALRRSEFGFVFQFGQLVPELTCVENVALPLRLNGSSRKEAERTALAWMERLEVDDLRKKRPGEVSGGQGQRVAVARSLVTNPRVVFADEPTGALDSFNGERVMELLTDAARSANAAVVLVTHEARVAAYSDREIVVRDGKSRDMERVV, encoded by the coding sequence GTGACGATTCCCCCTGGTTCACTCCTCACCGCCCAGGATCTGCGCAAGGCGTACGGGCCGACGACCGCGCTCGACGGCGCCGAGTTCTCCATCCATCCCGGCGAGGTCGTCGCCGTGATGGGCCCGTCCGGGTCGGGCAAGTCGACGCTGCTGCACTGTCTCGCCGGGATCGTCATGCCCGATTCGGGCTCGATCACGTACAACGGGCGCGAGGTGACCGCGATGAGCGACGCCGAGCGCAGTGCGCTGCGGCGCTCCGAGTTCGGGTTCGTGTTCCAGTTCGGGCAGCTCGTGCCGGAACTCACCTGTGTGGAGAACGTCGCGCTGCCGCTGCGGCTGAACGGGTCGTCCCGCAAGGAGGCCGAGCGGACCGCGCTGGCCTGGATGGAACGGCTGGAGGTCGACGACCTCCGCAAGAAGCGGCCCGGCGAGGTGTCCGGCGGTCAGGGGCAGCGGGTCGCCGTCGCGCGGTCGCTGGTGACCAACCCGCGGGTGGTCTTCGCCGACGAGCCGACCGGGGCGCTCGACTCCTTCAACGGCGAGCGGGTGATGGAGCTGCTGACGGACGCCGCCCGGTCCGCCAACGCGGCGGTGGTGCTCGTCACGCACGAGGCACGCGTGGCCGCGTACTCCGACCGCGAGATCGTCGTACGGGACGGCAAGTCCCGTGACATGGAGCGCGTCGTATGA
- a CDS encoding class II fumarate hydratase gives MTDEQDRTEYRTEHDSMGEVRVPAHAKWRAQTQRAVENFPVSGQRIERAHIEALARIKGAAAKVNAELGVLDKDIAQAIQDAAGEVAEGTWDAHFPVDVFQTGSGTSSNMNTNEVIATLAGERLGSAVHPNDHVNASQSSNDVFPSSIHIAATAAVTRDLVPALEHLAASLERKAEEFADVVKSGRTHLMDATPVTLGQEFGGYAAQVRYGIERLEASLPRLAELPLGGTAVGTGINTPPGFSAAVIEEVARTTGLPLTEARNHFEAQGARDGIVETSGQLRTIAVGLTKIANDLRWMSSGPRTGLAEIALPDLQPGSSIMPGKVNPVIPEAVLMVAAQVVGNDATVATAGAAGNFELNVMLPVIAKNVLESVRLLANVTRLLADRTVDGITADRERAREYAESSPSVVTPLNKYIGYEEAAKVAKKALAERKTIRQVVLDGGYVERGDLTAEQLDEALDVLRMTHP, from the coding sequence ATGACCGACGAGCAGGACAGGACCGAGTACCGCACCGAGCACGACTCCATGGGCGAGGTGCGGGTGCCCGCCCATGCCAAGTGGCGGGCGCAGACCCAGCGGGCCGTGGAGAACTTCCCCGTCTCCGGGCAGCGCATCGAGCGCGCGCACATCGAGGCGCTGGCCCGCATCAAGGGGGCGGCGGCCAAGGTCAACGCCGAGCTGGGGGTCCTGGACAAGGACATCGCGCAGGCGATCCAGGACGCGGCCGGGGAGGTCGCCGAGGGGACGTGGGACGCGCACTTCCCGGTCGACGTGTTCCAGACCGGGTCGGGCACCTCGTCCAACATGAACACCAACGAGGTCATCGCCACCCTCGCCGGCGAGCGCCTGGGCAGCGCCGTGCACCCCAACGACCACGTCAACGCCTCCCAGTCGTCCAACGACGTCTTCCCCTCCTCGATCCACATCGCCGCCACCGCGGCCGTGACGCGCGACCTCGTCCCGGCCCTGGAACACCTCGCCGCCTCCCTGGAGCGCAAGGCCGAGGAGTTCGCCGACGTCGTGAAGTCCGGGCGGACGCACCTCATGGACGCCACGCCCGTGACGCTGGGCCAGGAGTTCGGCGGGTACGCGGCCCAGGTGCGGTACGGCATCGAGCGTCTCGAGGCGTCCCTCCCCCGGCTCGCCGAACTGCCCCTCGGCGGTACGGCCGTCGGCACGGGCATCAACACCCCGCCCGGCTTCTCCGCCGCCGTCATCGAGGAGGTCGCCCGCACGACGGGGCTGCCCCTCACCGAGGCCCGGAACCACTTCGAGGCGCAGGGCGCCCGGGACGGAATCGTCGAGACCAGCGGGCAGCTGCGGACCATCGCGGTCGGGCTGACGAAGATCGCCAACGACCTGCGCTGGATGTCCTCCGGGCCGCGCACGGGCCTGGCCGAGATCGCCCTGCCCGACCTCCAGCCCGGCTCCTCGATCATGCCGGGCAAGGTGAACCCGGTCATCCCGGAGGCCGTGCTGATGGTCGCCGCCCAGGTCGTCGGCAACGACGCCACCGTCGCCACCGCGGGCGCCGCCGGCAACTTCGAGCTCAACGTGATGCTGCCGGTCATCGCGAAGAACGTGCTGGAGTCGGTCCGGCTGCTCGCCAACGTGACGCGGCTGCTCGCCGACCGGACCGTCGACGGCATCACCGCCGACCGCGAGCGGGCGCGGGAGTACGCCGAGTCCTCCCCCTCCGTCGTCACCCCGCTCAACAAGTACATCGGCTACGAGGAGGCCGCGAAGGTCGCCAAGAAGGCCCTGGCCGAGCGGAAGACGATCCGTCAGGTCGTGCTGGACGGCGGGTACGTGGAACGCGGGGACCTGACCGCGGAGCAGCTCGACGAGGCGCTCGATGTCCTGCGGATGACACACCCGTGA
- a CDS encoding SpoIIE family protein phosphatase — protein sequence MDSTRVTEQPTSFERPQTGVDPVDPRGAFVHTPTPARGPGAGALPVQGRPGGDVTVPVTTAHSTPGTSEPGTSTPFGKGKDTVSDPAFEHSQPGAEQTAERDTPRPRPAPEGIPVQPADEQDRPGVSTDGQERRSGQSLPPGRPTPMRRDGDRLRFVGAATRRIARGIDLDEIVMGLCRATVPTFSDAILVYLRDPLPVGDERPTGPLVLRLRRTDRIPAERDTENGFQPAAPPEPNELDTVGAELCEVRPGSALAEVLRGVRPVFTDAPAARAALPELLGEGGEFAVPDGQRAILAPLRGRRRVIGAALFLRRPERIAFEPDDLLVAAQLATHSALGIDKAVLYGREAYIADELQRTMLPETLPRPTGVRLASRYLPAAETARVGGDWYDAIPLPGSRVALVVGDVMGHSMTSAAIMGQLRTTAQTLAGLDLPPQEVLHHLDEQAQRLGVDRMATCLYAVYDPVSHRITIANAGHPPPVLLHLGGRAEVLRVPAGAPIGVGGVDFEAVELDAPAGATLLLYTDGLVESRLRDVWTGIEQLREKLAAVAQLTGPDHPPPLEALCDEVLDMLGPGDRDDDIALLAARFDGIAPSDVAYWFLEPEDAAPGRARRLARRALQRWGMEELSDSVELLVSEVVTNAVRYASRPVTLRLLRTDVLRCEVGDDVPQLPRLRQARATDEGGRGLYLVNRMARRWGATRLSTGKVVWFELNRG from the coding sequence ATGGATTCGACACGCGTGACGGAGCAGCCGACCTCGTTCGAACGCCCCCAGACGGGCGTCGACCCCGTGGATCCCCGCGGGGCGTTCGTGCATACCCCGACACCGGCGCGGGGGCCCGGCGCCGGCGCCTTACCGGTACAGGGCCGCCCCGGCGGCGACGTCACCGTTCCGGTCACTACGGCACACAGCACGCCGGGCACGTCGGAGCCGGGCACTTCCACGCCGTTCGGCAAGGGCAAGGACACCGTGAGCGACCCCGCCTTCGAGCACTCCCAGCCGGGTGCCGAGCAGACCGCCGAGCGCGACACGCCTCGGCCGCGCCCGGCCCCCGAGGGCATTCCGGTCCAGCCGGCCGACGAACAGGACCGGCCGGGGGTGAGCACCGACGGGCAGGAGCGCCGCAGCGGCCAGAGCCTGCCGCCCGGCCGGCCCACGCCCATGCGGCGGGACGGCGACCGCCTGAGGTTCGTGGGGGCCGCCACCCGGCGGATCGCCCGCGGCATCGACCTCGACGAGATCGTGATGGGGCTGTGCCGGGCCACCGTGCCCACCTTCTCCGACGCGATCCTGGTCTATCTGCGCGACCCGCTGCCCGTCGGCGACGAGCGGCCCACCGGCCCGCTGGTGCTGCGGCTGCGCCGCACCGACCGGATACCGGCGGAGCGCGACACCGAGAACGGCTTCCAGCCGGCCGCGCCGCCCGAACCGAACGAGCTGGACACGGTCGGCGCCGAGCTGTGCGAGGTGCGGCCCGGCAGCGCTCTCGCCGAGGTGCTGCGCGGGGTGCGCCCGGTGTTCACCGACGCCCCCGCAGCCCGCGCCGCGCTGCCGGAACTGCTGGGTGAAGGCGGCGAGTTCGCCGTGCCGGACGGGCAGCGCGCGATCCTCGCCCCGCTGCGCGGCCGGCGCCGGGTGATCGGTGCCGCCCTGTTCCTGCGCCGCCCCGAGCGCATCGCCTTCGAGCCGGACGACCTCCTGGTGGCCGCCCAGCTCGCCACGCACAGCGCCCTCGGCATCGACAAGGCCGTGCTGTACGGCCGTGAGGCCTACATCGCGGACGAGCTGCAGCGCACCATGCTGCCGGAGACGCTGCCCCGCCCGACGGGCGTGCGGCTGGCCTCCCGCTACCTGCCGGCCGCGGAGACGGCCCGGGTCGGCGGCGACTGGTACGACGCGATCCCGCTGCCCGGCAGCCGGGTCGCCCTGGTCGTCGGTGACGTCATGGGCCACTCCATGACCTCGGCGGCCATCATGGGCCAGCTGCGCACCACGGCCCAGACCCTGGCCGGTCTCGACCTGCCGCCGCAGGAGGTCCTGCACCACCTCGACGAGCAGGCCCAGCGCCTCGGCGTGGACCGCATGGCGACCTGCCTCTACGCCGTGTACGACCCGGTATCGCACCGCATCACCATCGCCAACGCCGGTCATCCGCCGCCCGTCCTGCTGCACCTGGGCGGCCGTGCCGAGGTGCTGCGCGTGCCCGCCGGTGCCCCGATCGGGGTCGGCGGCGTGGACTTCGAGGCCGTGGAGCTGGACGCGCCCGCCGGTGCGACCCTGCTGCTCTACACCGACGGTCTGGTCGAGTCGCGGCTGCGCGACGTGTGGACCGGCATCGAGCAGCTGCGGGAGAAGCTCGCCGCGGTCGCGCAGCTCACCGGGCCGGACCATCCGCCGCCCCTGGAAGCGCTGTGCGACGAGGTGCTCGACATGCTCGGCCCGGGCGACCGGGACGACGACATCGCGCTGCTCGCCGCCCGCTTCGACGGGATCGCGCCCAGCGACGTGGCGTACTGGTTCCTGGAACCGGAGGACGCGGCCCCCGGCCGTGCCCGCCGGCTGGCCCGGCGCGCGTTGCAGCGCTGGGGTATGGAGGAGCTCAGTGACTCCGTCGAGCTGCTCGTCAGCGAGGTCGTCACCAACGCCGTGCGGTACGCCTCGCGGCCGGTGACGCTGCGCCTGCTGCGCACGGACGTGCTGCGCTGCGAGGTCGGCGACGACGTGCCGCAGCTGCCGCGGCTGCGCCAGGCACGCGCCACCGACGAGGGCGGCCGCGGGCTGTACCTGGTGAACCGGATGGCCCGGCGCTGGGGCGCGACCCGGCTCAGCACGGGCAAGGTGGTCTGGTTCGAGCTCAACCGGGGCTGA